In one window of Microplitis demolitor isolate Queensland-Clemson2020A chromosome 4, iyMicDemo2.1a, whole genome shotgun sequence DNA:
- the LOC103580527 gene encoding syntaxin-7: protein MDIGFSSYHNGGPVREQDFERLSQTVGTSILKISQNVSSMQKMVNQLGGSTDSQELRNQLHQIQHYTQQLAKDTNVHLRDLAAIVSNSSSNSPGEQTRRKMRMHTERLQDEFMSALNSFQSVQRQAASKEKEMVRKAKASAGVVPFGEKKQETLIELQDSRTQKQIQQQHLQDEQNLRMLEEQEASIRQLESDISDVNQIFKDLGALVHDQGVVIDSIEASVERTEVFVHEGAQQLRTAATYQNKLRKKKCILVMIGAVALSILIGIIVWQTS, encoded by the exons atggacATTGGATTCTCATCGTATCACAATGGTGGGCCAGTTAGAGAACAAGATTTTGAAAGACTTTCACAAACAGTAGGAACGTCAATACTCAAAATATCTCaaaatg tgtCATCAATGCAAAAAATGGTTAACCAATTGGGAGGATCAACAGATTCACAAGAGCTTCGAAATCAACT acaTCAAATTCAGCATTACACTCAGCAGCTAGCAAAAGATACAAATGTACATCTGAGAGATTTGGCAGCGATTGTCAGTAATTCATCTTCGAACAGTCCTGGAGAACAAACTCGAAGGAAAATGCGGATGCATACAGAAAGACTTCAAGATGAATTTATGTCTGCTTTAAACAGTTTTCAGAGTGTCCAAAGGCAAGCAGCatctaaagaaaaagaaatggttCGTAAAGCTAAAGCTAGCGCTGGAGTGGTTCCATTTGGTGAAAAGAAACAAGAAACATTGATTGAATTACAAGACAGTAGAAcacaaaaacaaattcaacAACAACATTTACAAGATGAACAAAACCTACGAATGCTCGAAGAACAAGAAGCTAGTATACGTCAACTTGAg agtgATATAAGTGATGTTAATCAAATATTCAAAGACTTGGGGGCTTTAGTACATGACCAGGGAGTTGTAATTGATTCAATAGAGGCATCTGTAGAAAGAACTGAAGTATTTGTTCATGAAGGCGCTCAACAATTGAGGACAGCAGCAACTTACCAaaataaattacgaaaaaagaAATGTATACTGGTAATGATCGGAGCCGTGGCTCTTTCTATTTTGATTGGTATAATTGTCTGGCAAACATCTTAa